The following proteins are encoded in a genomic region of Mycolicibacterium rutilum:
- a CDS encoding aldehyde dehydrogenase: MRALSYDELFIGGRWQAPATAQRISVISPHTEQPIGETPAAAAADVDRAVRAAREAFDDGPWPRMSVDERMAKVEKLAALYAAHTDAMADLITAEMGSPRSFSRLGQATGAVAQMHLNLVAARDYPWVERRRGLFGDVQVRRAPVGVVGAIVPWNVPQFLIMPKMIPALIAGCSVVVKPAPETPIDAMWLAEMLAETEFPEGVVSILPGGRETGEALVRHPGVDKISFTGSSATGRHIAAVCGEQLKRVSLELGGKSAAIILDDADIDRTVKHLKTASLMNNGQACVAQTRILVSERRHDDVIDALAGMMADLQVGDPADEATDIGPLVAQRQQQRVQGYIQSGIDEGARMVLGGTESPRDRGWYVRPTLFTGATNTMRIAREEIFGPVLTVLTYSDERDAVRIANDTEYGLAGSVWTSDAAHGLDIAAEIRTGTYGINMYTLDTTMPFGGFKQSGIGREFGAEGLSEYVELQTTVSADPLPPVPA, encoded by the coding sequence ATGAGAGCGCTGAGTTACGACGAACTGTTCATCGGCGGTCGCTGGCAGGCTCCCGCCACTGCACAGCGCATCTCGGTGATCTCGCCGCACACTGAACAGCCGATCGGCGAGACGCCGGCCGCCGCCGCCGCCGATGTCGACCGGGCCGTGCGCGCCGCCCGCGAGGCGTTCGATGACGGCCCCTGGCCGCGGATGAGCGTCGATGAGCGGATGGCCAAGGTGGAGAAACTGGCCGCGCTGTACGCCGCGCACACCGACGCGATGGCCGACCTGATCACCGCCGAGATGGGTTCGCCGCGCAGCTTCAGCAGGCTCGGGCAGGCGACGGGCGCGGTCGCGCAGATGCATCTCAATCTGGTTGCCGCGCGCGACTATCCGTGGGTGGAGCGGCGGCGTGGGCTGTTCGGTGACGTGCAGGTGCGCCGCGCGCCGGTCGGTGTGGTCGGCGCGATCGTGCCGTGGAACGTCCCACAGTTCCTGATCATGCCGAAGATGATCCCCGCGCTGATCGCGGGCTGCTCGGTGGTGGTCAAACCGGCACCCGAGACCCCGATCGACGCGATGTGGCTGGCGGAGATGCTGGCCGAGACCGAATTCCCTGAGGGCGTCGTGTCGATCCTGCCCGGCGGACGCGAGACGGGCGAAGCCCTGGTGCGCCACCCGGGCGTCGACAAGATCTCGTTCACCGGATCCTCGGCGACGGGACGGCACATCGCCGCGGTCTGCGGGGAACAACTCAAGCGGGTCAGCCTCGAGCTGGGCGGCAAGTCGGCGGCGATCATCCTCGACGACGCCGACATCGACCGCACCGTCAAGCACCTGAAGACCGCGAGCCTGATGAACAACGGCCAGGCGTGCGTCGCCCAGACCCGGATCCTGGTCAGCGAACGCCGCCATGACGACGTAATCGACGCGCTCGCCGGGATGATGGCGGACCTGCAGGTCGGCGATCCCGCCGACGAGGCCACCGACATCGGTCCGTTGGTCGCCCAGCGTCAGCAGCAGCGGGTGCAGGGCTACATCCAGTCCGGGATCGACGAGGGCGCGCGAATGGTGCTCGGCGGCACCGAATCCCCGCGGGATCGCGGCTGGTACGTCCGGCCCACCCTGTTCACCGGTGCGACGAACACGATGCGCATCGCCCGCGAGGAGATCTTCGGCCCGGTTCTCACCGTGCTCACCTACAGCGACGAGCGCGACGCGGTCCGCATCGCCAACGACACCGAGTACGGGCTCGCCGGCTCGGTGTGGACCTCCGACGCCGCGCACGGCCTGGACATCGCCGCCGAGATCCGTACGGGCACGTACGGGATCAACATGTACACCCTCGACACCACAATGCCGTTCGGCGGGTTCAAGCAGTCGGGGATCGGCCGCGAGTTCGGCGCGGAAGGGCTCTCGGAGTACGTCGAGCTGCAGACCACCGTCAGCGCCGATCCGTTGCCGCCGGTGCCGGCTTAA
- a CDS encoding MaoC family dehydratase — protein MSHPLWAEIVPGTELPGVADPIDYQRVVMNAGSTWDYFPGHYDPEYAAAQGHPAIFVNTMHIAGFIDRVATSWAGPCSRVVRRRMTLLGSIYAGDSMVGAGRVVGKRDGRLVDLEISVSNQRGELCCPAEVTLELSG, from the coding sequence GTGAGCCATCCCCTCTGGGCCGAGATCGTGCCCGGAACCGAACTGCCCGGAGTCGCCGACCCGATCGACTACCAGCGGGTCGTGATGAACGCCGGTTCGACGTGGGACTACTTTCCCGGCCATTACGATCCCGAATACGCCGCGGCGCAGGGTCATCCGGCCATCTTCGTGAACACCATGCACATCGCCGGCTTCATCGACCGGGTCGCGACGAGCTGGGCCGGGCCGTGCAGCCGGGTGGTGCGGCGCCGTATGACCCTGCTCGGCTCGATCTACGCCGGTGACTCGATGGTGGGCGCGGGCCGGGTGGTGGGCAAGCGGGACGGCCGGCTGGTCGACCTCGAGATCAGCGTGTCCAACCAGCGCGGCGAATTGTGTTGTCCCGCCGAGGTGACCCTCGAGCTGTCCGGTTAA
- a CDS encoding MaoC family dehydratase, with translation MVGTRTAPRYAGTAVSAARIQHFAAMVRDDNASFWDADFACRQWGGLLAPPALLMGWLIPPPWTPGGEPPVAAIALRVPLPGTTFINAANEVELPAAIVEGDRLHVIEEVVSVSPHKKTRVGSGHFVETRDEFHREDGTLVAVNRNTLFRFTPERQPR, from the coding sequence ATGGTCGGCACACGGACCGCGCCCAGGTATGCCGGCACCGCGGTCAGCGCCGCCCGCATCCAGCACTTCGCCGCGATGGTGCGCGACGACAACGCGTCCTTCTGGGACGCCGACTTCGCGTGCCGGCAGTGGGGCGGGTTGCTGGCGCCGCCCGCGCTACTGATGGGCTGGCTGATTCCACCGCCGTGGACGCCCGGCGGGGAACCGCCCGTCGCCGCGATCGCGCTGCGGGTGCCGCTGCCCGGCACGACGTTCATCAACGCCGCCAACGAGGTCGAGCTACCGGCCGCCATCGTCGAGGGCGACCGCCTGCACGTGATCGAAGAGGTCGTGTCGGTGTCGCCGCACAAGAAGACGCGAGTGGGCAGCGGACATTTCGTCGAGACCCGCGACGAGTTCCACCGCGAGGACGGGACGCTGGTCGCGGTCAACCGCAACACCCTGTTCCGCTTCACCCCCGAGCGGCAACCCCGGTGA
- a CDS encoding nuclear transport factor 2 family protein, protein MTLTYQQQFVLDGLAARAAILNLNARYDRLFSSGDLAGWLATFRHAGATFTRDGEPAADLRAAFDGGDGQRLVTVDHDITVDGVEATQQCIALLFCDNTLRATGSYTDALVYERGGWYFTSRRLDWDTAARHDVLPV, encoded by the coding sequence ATGACGTTGACGTACCAGCAGCAGTTCGTGCTCGACGGCCTGGCCGCGCGCGCGGCGATCCTCAACCTGAACGCGCGCTACGACCGGCTGTTCTCGTCCGGTGATCTCGCCGGGTGGCTGGCCACCTTCCGGCACGCGGGTGCGACCTTCACGCGCGACGGCGAGCCGGCGGCCGACCTGCGCGCCGCGTTCGACGGCGGCGACGGCCAACGGCTCGTCACCGTCGACCACGACATCACCGTCGACGGCGTCGAGGCGACGCAACAGTGCATCGCACTGCTGTTCTGCGACAACACCCTCCGGGCCACCGGCAGCTACACCGACGCCCTCGTCTACGAGCGCGGCGGCTGGTACTTCACATCGCGCCGGCTCGACTGGGACACCGCCGCGCGTCACGACGTGCTACCGGTGTGA
- a CDS encoding aromatic ring-hydroxylating oxygenase subunit alpha — protein MTETVDEPTIDPSEREFGASGISLSTYRFPTGWFIVGFASDLGPGAVKRAHYFGEELVIFRTASGAVHVLDAYCQHLGANMGVGGTVEGENIVCPWHGWHWTGEGTNALIPYSKIGCKQNVRIKPYPCMEWYGFILVWHERHGRPPYWQPPVLPELETDEYYPLHPHTRMVNRVKVHAQMIIENAADPYHVQYVHKAANPANTASFEVSGYHLHATVNANFGGGRAKTWLTPNGPVDAKIIYDNYSLGLGVVRFPSELVATVQVTGQTPVDEDYTDYFYTQASIREQGDAGDRPTGRAAKFLQLQQEVIKQDFFTWENMKYLEKPNLAPEEARDYAALRRWAHRFYPGADPSPTDFGYTADGRPDPAAAGA, from the coding sequence ATGACTGAGACGGTCGACGAGCCCACCATCGATCCGTCTGAGCGCGAGTTCGGCGCCAGCGGCATCAGCCTGTCGACCTACCGTTTCCCGACCGGATGGTTCATCGTCGGTTTCGCCAGTGACCTGGGCCCGGGCGCGGTCAAGCGCGCGCATTACTTCGGCGAGGAACTGGTGATCTTCCGGACCGCGTCCGGCGCGGTGCACGTCCTCGACGCGTACTGCCAGCATCTGGGCGCCAACATGGGCGTCGGCGGCACGGTCGAGGGGGAGAACATCGTCTGCCCGTGGCACGGCTGGCACTGGACCGGCGAGGGCACCAACGCGCTGATCCCGTACAGCAAGATCGGGTGCAAGCAGAACGTCCGCATCAAGCCCTACCCCTGTATGGAGTGGTACGGATTCATCCTGGTGTGGCATGAACGCCACGGCCGTCCGCCGTACTGGCAACCGCCGGTACTGCCCGAACTCGAGACCGACGAGTACTACCCGCTGCATCCGCACACCCGCATGGTCAACCGGGTCAAGGTGCACGCGCAGATGATCATCGAGAACGCCGCCGATCCGTACCACGTGCAGTATGTGCACAAGGCCGCGAACCCGGCCAACACCGCGTCGTTCGAGGTGTCCGGATACCACCTGCACGCCACGGTGAACGCGAATTTCGGTGGGGGACGGGCGAAGACGTGGTTGACACCGAACGGCCCGGTGGACGCGAAGATCATCTACGACAACTACTCGCTCGGCCTGGGCGTGGTCCGCTTCCCGTCGGAGCTGGTGGCGACGGTGCAGGTCACCGGACAGACGCCGGTCGACGAGGACTACACCGACTACTTCTACACCCAGGCGTCGATCCGGGAGCAGGGCGACGCGGGGGACCGGCCGACCGGTCGCGCCGCGAAATTCCTGCAACTGCAGCAGGAAGTCATCAAGCAGGACTTTTTCACCTGGGAGAACATGAAGTACCTGGAGAAGCCGAACCTTGCCCCCGAGGAGGCGCGCGATTACGCCGCGCTGCGCCGGTGGGCGCACCGGTTCTATCCCGGCGCCGACCCGTCGCCGACCGACTTCGGCTACACCGCCGACGGCCGGCCCGACCCGGCCGCAGCAGGAGCCTGA
- a CDS encoding cytochrome P450 has translation MPTTTPVDLSDPMLWQNGFPDELFAELRRDRPVFHHELTDGVAATLTRDFWMTTKLRHAQRIHRDTDSFTAADGPLIQGVGAVGAFPTIINMDPPLLVKRRRVLSHAFTPKAIAKLERDIRRRATEMVDRLLESGGGDWVEDVADVLPMSVIGDIIGIPEADRAEVFKTFDLILEVSDTGSEAGAQEHLELFAKVFSYAQELTAEKRRHPADDIWSTLTTAVVTDDDGEQLSIPANELEIFFFVLAFAGSDTTKIALAQGLRALVEHPAQIDRYRADESVRSTAVEELLRWVSPIAFWTRTTKVDVDIDGVIIPKGERVVSMLRSANRDEEVFGDPFAFDIGRPDNPHVAFGGGGPHHCLGAMLARTEIRAVLDELLLRADDITLGQPQVTYPSLVNNMTLFESMPISLRAR, from the coding sequence ATGCCCACGACAACGCCGGTAGACCTGTCCGATCCGATGTTGTGGCAGAACGGCTTTCCAGACGAGCTGTTCGCGGAACTGCGGCGCGACCGCCCGGTTTTCCACCACGAGCTCACCGACGGCGTGGCCGCGACGCTGACTCGGGACTTCTGGATGACTACGAAACTGCGGCACGCACAGCGCATCCACCGAGACACCGACTCGTTCACCGCGGCCGACGGTCCGCTGATCCAGGGTGTGGGAGCGGTCGGAGCGTTTCCCACGATCATCAACATGGACCCGCCGCTGCTGGTCAAGCGCAGGCGGGTGCTGTCGCACGCGTTCACGCCGAAGGCCATCGCCAAACTGGAACGAGACATCCGGCGACGCGCCACCGAGATGGTCGACCGACTCCTCGAGTCAGGTGGCGGCGACTGGGTCGAAGATGTCGCCGACGTGCTGCCCATGTCGGTGATCGGCGACATCATCGGGATACCGGAGGCCGACCGGGCGGAGGTCTTCAAGACCTTCGACCTCATCCTCGAAGTCAGCGACACCGGCTCGGAGGCGGGCGCCCAGGAGCACCTCGAACTGTTCGCCAAGGTGTTCTCCTACGCGCAGGAGCTGACGGCAGAAAAGCGCAGGCATCCCGCTGACGACATTTGGAGCACCCTGACCACCGCCGTCGTCACCGACGACGACGGTGAGCAGCTGTCCATCCCGGCCAACGAGCTGGAGATCTTCTTCTTCGTGCTGGCCTTCGCAGGCAGCGACACCACGAAGATCGCACTGGCACAAGGGTTACGAGCACTCGTCGAACACCCCGCGCAGATCGACCGCTACCGCGCCGATGAGTCCGTGCGGTCGACGGCGGTCGAGGAGCTGCTGCGCTGGGTCTCTCCCATCGCCTTCTGGACCCGCACCACCAAGGTCGACGTGGACATCGACGGCGTGATCATCCCGAAGGGTGAACGCGTGGTGTCGATGCTGCGCTCGGCCAACCGCGACGAAGAGGTGTTCGGCGATCCCTTCGCATTCGACATCGGCCGTCCCGACAACCCCCACGTGGCGTTCGGCGGCGGCGGACCGCACCACTGCCTCGGCGCGATGCTGGCCCGCACCGAGATCCGCGCCGTCCTCGACGAGCTGCTGCTGCGTGCCGACGACATCACGCTGGGGCAACCACAGGTGACCTACCCGAGCTTGGTCAACAACATGACCCTGTTCGAGTCGATGCCGATCTCGCTGCGCGCACGCTGA
- a CDS encoding CaiB/BaiF CoA-transferase family protein, which yields MTQPAPTPLRDVRVVEISDRIAGAYCGKLLTDAGADVVTVEPPEGSALRRVTVTGAPLDEAADSPLFSYLNAGKRSRTELSGNLLAGADIVVLTGTAGSVDAAALLEASPRCVVVSITDFGRHGPWSDRPASEFTLQAASGLTGFRGDPAGPPISVGGEVGEYMAGAWAAYGALALRHRVRGGGPGGLLDLSVLEAITLMQSGEWLHSALLQVPPVRRSVEVPSIEPARDGYVGISMVTGQQWLDFAAMVECPELTEIPQLQFQIGRWDYRDWIRERIGPWLAGRTVEEIVELGQLFRLPLAPIGNGATIPQMDHLRERGVYVDNPAGFRQPRPPWLMSAAAPAPVRPAPTTGGGDAPWPPRSAAAPATPNHLPLNGIRVVDFTAFWAGPAATHALAAFGADVIKIESVQRPDGIRYSGGMRKDVDDWWEYSWVFHAMNTNKRSVTLDLQSERGRSLVLRLIAQADVVVENFSPRVMEQFGLDAETLLEANPRLVMLRMPAFGLDGPWRDRVGFAPTMEQIAGLAWVTGQPDGPPVAPRGACDPLAGAHAAFALLAALECTARTGTGQLVEVPMIETVLNVTAIQTIEYQVFGRVMERRGNRGHGPAIQDVYRCAGPDTWLAVTAGTEQQRIALAGLTGGTGDEVAAWLATRDAEEAAQTLTAAGVPAEVVISPSLAVGNPQLRHRGFFEALDRPSVGENLYPCPPFTRLDGAERWLRRPPPRLGQHNEEVLTGLCGVTPDELATLTAEGVIGTRPKGL from the coding sequence GTGACACAGCCGGCACCGACGCCGCTGCGGGACGTGCGGGTCGTCGAGATCAGCGACCGGATCGCCGGCGCATACTGCGGCAAGCTGTTGACCGACGCCGGTGCCGACGTCGTCACGGTGGAACCGCCCGAGGGCAGCGCGTTGCGGCGGGTCACCGTCACGGGTGCACCGCTCGACGAGGCCGCCGACTCGCCGTTGTTCAGCTATTTGAACGCCGGGAAGCGCAGTCGCACAGAGCTTTCCGGTAATCTGCTGGCAGGCGCCGATATCGTCGTCCTCACCGGCACCGCCGGCAGTGTCGATGCCGCGGCACTGCTCGAGGCGTCGCCACGATGCGTCGTCGTCTCGATCACCGACTTCGGCCGTCACGGGCCCTGGTCGGACCGTCCGGCCAGCGAGTTCACCCTGCAGGCCGCCAGCGGCCTGACCGGATTCCGGGGTGATCCCGCCGGCCCGCCGATCTCCGTCGGCGGCGAGGTCGGCGAATACATGGCCGGTGCGTGGGCCGCCTACGGCGCGCTCGCGTTGCGCCACCGGGTGCGCGGCGGCGGGCCCGGCGGCCTCCTCGACCTGTCGGTGCTCGAGGCGATCACGCTGATGCAGAGTGGCGAGTGGCTGCACTCCGCGCTGCTGCAGGTGCCCCCGGTGCGGCGCTCGGTGGAGGTCCCGTCGATCGAACCCGCCAGGGACGGCTACGTCGGCATCAGCATGGTGACCGGACAACAGTGGCTCGACTTCGCCGCGATGGTGGAATGCCCTGAGCTGACCGAAATCCCGCAACTGCAGTTTCAGATCGGCCGTTGGGACTATCGGGACTGGATCCGGGAGCGCATCGGCCCGTGGCTGGCGGGGCGCACCGTCGAGGAGATCGTCGAACTCGGCCAGCTGTTCCGGTTGCCGCTGGCGCCGATCGGCAACGGCGCGACGATCCCGCAGATGGATCACCTCCGTGAGCGCGGTGTGTACGTCGACAACCCGGCCGGCTTCCGGCAGCCGCGACCGCCGTGGCTGATGTCGGCGGCCGCACCGGCGCCGGTCCGTCCCGCACCGACAACCGGCGGCGGAGACGCCCCGTGGCCGCCACGCTCGGCGGCCGCCCCGGCCACCCCGAATCACCTGCCGCTGAACGGGATACGCGTCGTCGACTTCACCGCGTTCTGGGCAGGCCCGGCGGCCACCCACGCGCTGGCCGCGTTCGGAGCCGACGTCATCAAGATCGAGTCTGTGCAGCGACCCGACGGTATCCGCTACTCGGGCGGGATGCGCAAGGACGTCGACGACTGGTGGGAGTACAGCTGGGTTTTCCACGCGATGAACACCAACAAGCGGTCGGTCACCCTGGATCTGCAGTCCGAGCGGGGCCGCTCGCTCGTGTTGCGGCTGATCGCGCAGGCCGACGTCGTGGTGGAGAACTTCTCGCCGCGGGTGATGGAGCAGTTCGGCCTCGACGCCGAGACGCTCCTCGAGGCCAATCCGCGGCTGGTGATGCTGCGGATGCCGGCCTTCGGGCTCGACGGACCCTGGCGCGACCGGGTCGGCTTCGCGCCGACCATGGAGCAGATCGCCGGCCTGGCATGGGTGACCGGTCAGCCCGACGGCCCGCCCGTCGCCCCCCGCGGCGCATGCGATCCGCTGGCCGGCGCGCACGCGGCGTTCGCGCTGCTCGCCGCACTGGAGTGCACGGCACGCACCGGCACCGGGCAGCTCGTCGAGGTGCCGATGATCGAGACGGTGCTCAACGTCACGGCGATCCAGACCATCGAGTACCAGGTATTCGGCCGGGTCATGGAGCGCCGGGGCAACCGCGGGCACGGACCCGCGATCCAGGACGTCTACCGGTGCGCGGGCCCGGACACGTGGCTCGCCGTCACCGCAGGCACCGAGCAGCAGCGCATCGCGCTGGCCGGACTCACCGGCGGAACTGGCGACGAGGTGGCGGCCTGGTTGGCCACCCGCGACGCGGAGGAAGCCGCCCAAACACTCACCGCGGCGGGAGTCCCCGCGGAGGTGGTGATCTCCCCGTCGTTGGCAGTGGGCAACCCGCAACTGCGTCACCGCGGGTTCTTCGAAGCCCTCGACCGTCCCAGTGTCGGCGAAAACCTCTACCCGTGCCCGCCATTCACCCGTCTCGACGGCGCCGAACGCTGGCTGCGACGCCCGCCGCCCCGCCTCGGGCAGCACAACGAGGAGGTGCTCACCGGGTTGTGCGGGGTCACGCCCGATGAGCTCGCGACGCTGACCGCCGAGGGCGTGATCGGCACCCGGCCGAAGGGGCTGTAG